A single Colias croceus chromosome 10, ilColCroc2.1 DNA region contains:
- the LOC123694923 gene encoding xylulose kinase isoform X1: MIEESQSKTFLGFDFSTQRLKAVIIGEDYEVRQEADVEFDVDLPEFRTSGGVVRGERGEVTAPPLLWVKALDMVMDRLIVEGVDFSTVEALSGAAQQHGSVWWAKGSEERLQSLSPDDFLHTQLATTFMADSPVWMDSSTTVDCRALEEAVGGPEELAKITGSRAYERFTGAQIRKMHRTRPRTYAATERISLVSSFACSLFLGKIAPIDLSDGSGMNLLDIHTMEWCEKALKACGDEKLITKLGSPVPSATVVGNISTYFVKRYGFKPDCKVVAFTGDNCSALAGLRLRSGWVGLSLGTSDTLLLGLQEAKAPPAGHILVGPTEAPYMALLCFANGSLTRQNHRDRLVGPSWDAFNELLRATVRGNMGYMGIYYDTAEIVPRAASGQWTWGGSAGRGASPQFEARALLEGQALARRAHAEDMGFALDKSSRVVATGGASVNKELLQIFADVFNTPVYVQEQHANAALLGAAIRAAEVWGKVTGVKLTGSEPTIAPVATPYADSEAIYTPMLKRYREYIETIPKLQ, from the exons ATGATCGAAGAAAGCCAATCTAAAACTTTTTTGGGATTTGATTTTAGTACTCAGAGG CTAAAGGCTGTGATAATTGGTGAGGATTATGAAGTGCGACAAGAAGCAGATGTGGAATTCGATGTTGATCTCCCTGAATtcag GACATCAGGGGGTGTGGTGCGAGGAGAGCGTGGTGAGGTGACAGCACCCCCGCTGCTATGGGTGAAGGCGTTGGACATGGTGATGGACAGATTGATAGTGGAGGGAGTGGATTTCTCTACTGTTGAAGCTTTGTCTGGAGCAGCACAG CAACATGGCTCAGTATGGTGGGCAAAAGGTTCAGAAGAGCGACTACAGTCACTATCACCAGATGACTTCCTGCACACGCAGCTGGCGACTACCTTCATGGCCGATTCTCCGGTGTGGATGGATTCCAGCACTACAGTGGATTGTAGAGCACTAGAAGAGGCTGTTGGTGGACCTGAG GAATTAGCCAAAATAACAGGCTCCCGGGCATACGAGCGCTTCACGGGTGCGCAAATACGCAAAATGCACAGAACGAGACCTCGCACCTACGCGGCTACAGAGAGAATATCACTAGTTTCTTCCTTCGCTTGTTCCTTGTTCTTGGGGAAAATTGCACCCATTGACTTGTCGGATGGGTCCGGAATGAATCTCTTGGATATTCACACTATGGAGTGGTGTGAAAAGGCTTTGAAG gCATGTGGTGACGAAAAGCTCATCACCAAGCTCGGGTCTCCTGTACCCAGCGCCACAGTAGTGGGGAACATTTCCACATACTTTGTGAAGAGGTACGGGTTCAAACCCGACTGTAAGGTTGTTGCATTTACGGGTGATAACTGCTCAGCGCTGGCAG GGCTCCGCCTGCGCTCCGGCTGGGTAGGACTCAGTCTCGGAACAAGTGATACCCTCCTCCTCGGGCTCCAAGAAGCCAAGGCCCCACCAGCTGGTCACATCCTCGTGGGCCCTACAGAGGCCCCGTATATGGCCCTGCTGTGCTTTGCCAACGGGTCCCTAACTAGACAAAACCATAGGGATAGACTTGTAGGCCCTAGCTGGGATGCGTTTAATGAATTATTGAGGGCCACGGTTAGGGGCAATATGGGGTATATGG GTATATACTACGACACAGCAGAAATAGTGCCCCGAGCAGCGTCTGGGCAGTGGACGTGGGGGGGCAGCGCGGGGCGGGGAGCTTCGCCCCAGTTCGAGGCGAGAGCCCTGCTCGAGGGGCAAGCGCTCGCGAGACGTGCGCACGCGGAGGACATGGGGTTCGCGCTTG ATAAATCTTCCCGCGTAGTGGCTACAGGCGGCGCGTCGGTGAACAAGGAACTGTTGCAGATATTTGCCGACGTGTTCAACACACCTGTATATGTGcag gAACAACACGCGAACGCGGCCTTATTAGGTGCTGCCATTCGAGCGGCTGAGGTGTGGGGCAAAGTTACTGGAGTTAAACTTACTG GATCTGAACCAACCATAGCGCCAGTGGCGACACCGTACGCGGATTCAGAAGCAATCTACACTCCAATGTTGAAGAGATATAGAGAATATATAGAAACCATTCCGAAACTACAGTAG
- the LOC123694923 gene encoding xylulose kinase isoform X2 has protein sequence MVMDRLIVEGVDFSTVEALSGAAQQHGSVWWAKGSEERLQSLSPDDFLHTQLATTFMADSPVWMDSSTTVDCRALEEAVGGPEELAKITGSRAYERFTGAQIRKMHRTRPRTYAATERISLVSSFACSLFLGKIAPIDLSDGSGMNLLDIHTMEWCEKALKACGDEKLITKLGSPVPSATVVGNISTYFVKRYGFKPDCKVVAFTGDNCSALAGLRLRSGWVGLSLGTSDTLLLGLQEAKAPPAGHILVGPTEAPYMALLCFANGSLTRQNHRDRLVGPSWDAFNELLRATVRGNMGYMGIYYDTAEIVPRAASGQWTWGGSAGRGASPQFEARALLEGQALARRAHAEDMGFALDKSSRVVATGGASVNKELLQIFADVFNTPVYVQEQHANAALLGAAIRAAEVWGKVTGVKLTGSEPTIAPVATPYADSEAIYTPMLKRYREYIETIPKLQ, from the exons ATGGTGATGGACAGATTGATAGTGGAGGGAGTGGATTTCTCTACTGTTGAAGCTTTGTCTGGAGCAGCACAG CAACATGGCTCAGTATGGTGGGCAAAAGGTTCAGAAGAGCGACTACAGTCACTATCACCAGATGACTTCCTGCACACGCAGCTGGCGACTACCTTCATGGCCGATTCTCCGGTGTGGATGGATTCCAGCACTACAGTGGATTGTAGAGCACTAGAAGAGGCTGTTGGTGGACCTGAG GAATTAGCCAAAATAACAGGCTCCCGGGCATACGAGCGCTTCACGGGTGCGCAAATACGCAAAATGCACAGAACGAGACCTCGCACCTACGCGGCTACAGAGAGAATATCACTAGTTTCTTCCTTCGCTTGTTCCTTGTTCTTGGGGAAAATTGCACCCATTGACTTGTCGGATGGGTCCGGAATGAATCTCTTGGATATTCACACTATGGAGTGGTGTGAAAAGGCTTTGAAG gCATGTGGTGACGAAAAGCTCATCACCAAGCTCGGGTCTCCTGTACCCAGCGCCACAGTAGTGGGGAACATTTCCACATACTTTGTGAAGAGGTACGGGTTCAAACCCGACTGTAAGGTTGTTGCATTTACGGGTGATAACTGCTCAGCGCTGGCAG GGCTCCGCCTGCGCTCCGGCTGGGTAGGACTCAGTCTCGGAACAAGTGATACCCTCCTCCTCGGGCTCCAAGAAGCCAAGGCCCCACCAGCTGGTCACATCCTCGTGGGCCCTACAGAGGCCCCGTATATGGCCCTGCTGTGCTTTGCCAACGGGTCCCTAACTAGACAAAACCATAGGGATAGACTTGTAGGCCCTAGCTGGGATGCGTTTAATGAATTATTGAGGGCCACGGTTAGGGGCAATATGGGGTATATGG GTATATACTACGACACAGCAGAAATAGTGCCCCGAGCAGCGTCTGGGCAGTGGACGTGGGGGGGCAGCGCGGGGCGGGGAGCTTCGCCCCAGTTCGAGGCGAGAGCCCTGCTCGAGGGGCAAGCGCTCGCGAGACGTGCGCACGCGGAGGACATGGGGTTCGCGCTTG ATAAATCTTCCCGCGTAGTGGCTACAGGCGGCGCGTCGGTGAACAAGGAACTGTTGCAGATATTTGCCGACGTGTTCAACACACCTGTATATGTGcag gAACAACACGCGAACGCGGCCTTATTAGGTGCTGCCATTCGAGCGGCTGAGGTGTGGGGCAAAGTTACTGGAGTTAAACTTACTG GATCTGAACCAACCATAGCGCCAGTGGCGACACCGTACGCGGATTCAGAAGCAATCTACACTCCAATGTTGAAGAGATATAGAGAATATATAGAAACCATTCCGAAACTACAGTAG